One genomic segment of Sparus aurata chromosome 24, fSpaAur1.1, whole genome shotgun sequence includes these proteins:
- the LOC115576768 gene encoding gastrula zinc finger protein XlCGF57.1-like, with protein MFVEEKFWCGSVKMTKVQTVRVFVQQRLTAAAEEIFELFERTITEYEEELCRQRKLLDAVYNPQVQLHRADVQLLSVSKEEDPPEQQCWSSGPDQEDPPEPPDIKEEQEEVQTNHEEAGVFNLTVKKEEEDNEEEPQSSQLHQSHTEDDGKDCGGSEPAKNLNPDGAASVGHEGHNGIQARLKSFSCSDCGKKYPRKRSLTIHMRIHTGEKPFSCPVCSRRFSVESILTRHLRVHARNEPFTCSVCGQKYPRKKSLTNHMRIHSEGRNLSCSVCKKMFYHRGKLEVHKRIHTGEKPFSCSVCGKQFSVGSNLTRHLRVHAGKKPFICSDCGQKFPRKKSLTDHMRIHSEGKGFNCPVCKKMFHHVGKLEVHKRIHTGEKPFSCSVCGKSFSVESNLTRHLRVHTGEKPFTCSDCDARFSDRGHLSRHMKIHTREELFSCSDCDETFPSMDSLTEHLVVHKEEKPFVCPNTQVCL; from the exons ATGTTTGTGGAGGAGAAGTTCTGGTGTGGGTCAGTGAAAATGACTAAAGTCCAAACGGTGAGAGTTTTTGTGCAGCAGCgactgactgcagctgctgaggagATATTCGAGCTGTTTGAAAGAACGATAACAGAatacgaggaggaactgtgtcgacAACGGAAACTACTGGACGCTGTTTACAATCCTCAGGTCCAGTTACACAGAGCAG ACGtccagctgctgtcagtgagTAAAGAAGAGGATCcacctgagcagcagtgctGGAGCTCCGGGCCGGACCAGGAGGATCCACCAGAGCCGCCAGACAtcaaagaggaacaggaggaagtCCAGACCAATCATGAGGAGGCTGGTGTCTTCAACCTCACTgtgaagaaggaagaagaagataatGAAGAGGAACCtcagtcctcacagcttcatcagaGTCACACTGAGGACGATGGAAAGGACTGTGGTGGATCAGAACCAGCCAAGAACTTGAATCCTGATGGTGCTGCAAGCGTTGGCCATGAGGGACACAACGGGATCCAGGCCAGActgaaatctttcagctgctcaGATTGTGGTAAAAAATACCCCCGGAAGAGATCTTTAACGattcacatgagaatccacaccgGAGAGAAACCCTTCAGCTGTCCAGTCTGTAGCAGAAGATTCTCAGTCGAGTCAATTTTGACCAGACACCTGAGAGTTCACGCGAGAAACGAACCTTTCACCTGCTCAGTTTGTGGTCAAAAATACCCCCGGAAGAAATCTTTAACAAATCACATGAGAATCCATTCGGAAGGAAGAAACTTGAGCTGCTCGGTGtgtaagaaaatgttttaccaCAGAGGAAAACTTGAGGTTCACAAGAGAATCCACACCGGAGAGAAACCCTTCAGCTGTTCAGTTTGCGGCAAACAATTCTCAGTCGGGTCAAATTTGACCAGACACCTGAGAGTTCACGCAGGGAAAAAACCTTTCATCTGCTCAGATTGTGGTCAGAAATTCCCCCGCAAGAAATCTTTAACAGATCACATGAGGATCCATTCAGAAGGGAAAGGATTCAACTGCCCGgtgtgtaaaaaaatgtttcaccaTGTAGGAAAACTTGAGGTTCACAAGAGAAtccacactggagagaaaccctTCAGCTGCTCAGTCTGCGGCAAAAGTTTCTCAGTGGAGTCAAATTTGACCAGACACCTGAGAGTTCACACGGGAGAAAAACCTTTCACCTGCTCAGATTGTGACGCCAGATTCAGTGACAGAGGCCATTTGTCCCGACACATGAAAATCCACACCAGGGAGGAACTATTTAGCTGCTCAGACTGTGATGAAACGTTTCCATCGATGGACAGTCTGACCGAACACTTGGTTGTCCACAAGGAGGAGAAACCGTTTGTTTGTCCAAATACacaagtgtgtttgtga